The segment GGAACGGATCCCGGTCAGCGAAGCGGACAAGCATGTGCGACTGGAGCACACCCAACTACTGGCGCCCGATGCACTGTTGCGGAGGACTGACACCCCTGACGAAGTACATTTTCTCGCCAGGGTTAAAAAAACCCTGGCCGAAAAAGGAATCTGGCTCCGATTCGACTACAAACTCATTCGAGATCCCGCCGATCCGTCGCGCTGGATTGCCGACCCGCATTCGTTTCAGGCTTGGCTGACCCTCGGCTACGGCGGCGACACGATCCCGGCAAAAAACGGCCAGCTGACCCTCGAGGACCTTTTGAACACGACGATTCTCGGCGCCAACTACTATCGTGACGTTTCACGAGGAGCCATCCAGTGGACACTCGACAAGGCGATCAAGTTTGTCGAGAACCAGATTCTTACCGGAGCGACCTGGCATGAAATGCAGCAACAGTCCCGCACGGAGGCCAAGCTCGGCGTGGAACTGATCTCAGACACGTTGGGCGGAGCCGACTTTCCGAGCTTGAAGATTTGGGATACACCCCATCAATTCCTGACGCAATCCCTGAAAGAAAAAGTTGGCGGCAATGTCAGGGAATCCAGCACCAGCGTCATGTACGCGGCCTTCGCAGCCAAGGCTGCCGCGGAGGTACTGGATGAGTATGTGAGGGACACCTTGAAGGGCGCCCAGCGCGCCGTGACAATTCTCACCGTCGCATCGGTACTCGGCGAGATTGCCGGAGCTTTTCTTATTGTCAGGGCCCTGTTCAGCGGCTTAATACGTCTAGCAGCCGCCGAGGGGTCGGCAGTGGCGAGCACCACCTCGGTGGCGACCAACGTGGCGAAGAACCGGTCTCCGGCCGCCCACTATCCGACCAACTACCGCGGCGTAGCGGCCTACGAAAGGACCATCAACCAATTTGCCACGCCCCACACCGGCTCCGGCTTCGGCACAGTGATCAAGCGCTACGATCTTGCCACGCGACAGAAAATCAACGGCTGGATCAAGGACTTTGAGATCGGCGTGAAAGATTTGTACAAGGCAAGAGGCGAAGCCTGGAGCGGTGGATGGGTCACGTCACGCGAGGAATTCGGACGACTTTCGGCAGCCTGCGACAAGAAGTGGGGTGACATCATGAGTTTGTTTGCCGATCTTGACCGGCTCGCGATGGGCGTCTAGCCGAGCGCGCTGTGCAAAAACGAAATCCGATGCGAACGCGGAGCCGAGACAGGTCGCTAAACCGACAGAAATCGGTGTCTCGCGAAGCCTCCTTGTGCTCGGTAAATCCGGCGGCTGAAGCAACCGGCGTGACTGGTGATAGTCATACGGTATTTCGAGCAAGCAATTCGTGAGCCGACAAACAACGCTTGCCTCAATGGCACTCGCAAGTGAATAATCATGCGTGGCTCGCCCGATCCCTTCGCGAACGACCCAGCCATGCAGATTCGCTGTCCGCACTGCCATCATCCGCTTGAGGTGGTCGAGGAGAAACTGCTCGATGAGTTGGTGTGCCCTTCCTGCGGCAGTAACATCACGTTGATCAGCAAGGACACGGCGGTTGCTCACGAGCTGGTCTCCGACGGCAATACCGTGCGACTTGAGCCGCGGCGGCTGGGACACTTTGAGCTTTTGGAGCAAGTCGGCGTGGGCGGCTTCGGCGCCGTCTGGAAGGCCCGCGATACGGTGCTCGATCGAATCGTAGCCGTGAAGATCCCGCGCCGAGGACAGCTTACTAGTTCAGAGGCGGAGTATTTCCTCCGCGACGCCCGAGCTGCCGCCCAGTTGCGGCACGCGAACATCGTGAGCGTCCATGAAGTCGGCCGCGACGGCGACACGCTGTTCATCGCGAGCCGAGGATCAAATCGACGACCCCGTCGACCGCCTGCCGGGCGATACGAACTTGGACGGACGCGTCGACCTTGTCGATCTCAACAACGTTCGCAACAACTTTGGGACCGTGGGCGCCGGCGTCCTTGGCGACGCCAATGACGATGGTCGCGTCGATCTCCAGGATTTAAATGCGGTCCGGATCAACTTCGGCGCAAGCGCGAGTGGCACTCCCCTATTGCGTCAGCGCGTGGAACCGGCCATCGAGGAGAACCGCGAGCAGTCCCTACTCGAGCAAAGGCGCGAAGCGCTGAATGGTCGACGTATTGGAGCCCGAGTCGACGACCTCGTATTCGGAGTCGGAGTCGATCGCGGCGTTAACGAGCGCCCGCTTTCTATAATCGGCAACCAACTGCCGGGCGCAATCCGTCGCAAGATCCTTCGCAACACATGACCAACGGCAATTCGAGTAGACCGTAAGCCTCGATTATCACGCAAAGCCATCAAAGGTGTTCGCGTCTGAACGGGCGTGAGTCGAACCTGCGACTGCGGGTTACGCCGTCCGATGTCTGGCGCACTACGAAGTGTCATGCCATTCGAGGTCATCGCGCGCTCGTGCATCTGTTAACCGGCTTGTCCGTTTTCCCGACGGCGACAAAAAGTCCGCGCCGATTGACAGGCGGCGTGCCTACGCTCGTTAATTCAGAGGGTCTCTATCCGTAGGCGGTTCCGCTCGTTTTCGGCGGACCGAACGGGACTCGAATCCCGCATCCTCTTGTCGGCGAACGACTTATCTCTTGGGCTCTCGCGCGCATTGTTACGAAGAGGGTTCCTTTCGGGGAGGAAATCAACTTTGTCAGCATGCTGACGGTACAACGCACGTTCACCCAGACGAATCTCAGCTACCTGGCGGCGCTCCGCGAACTTCGCGTCGCCGAGGCCCAGTTGGATGGCTTCCTGCTGTCAGGGAGCCTCCGTTAGCTAAACACCACAACGTTGCAAGCAACACTTGATAGATTCATTCGGCCTGATGATGGATTGCGCACATCGCCTATGGCGACGAAGTTGGGCGCACCAAATCTTCAAAGCGCGCGATAGGTTGCTGCGCAGCCCAGGCAATGCCGCGCAACACTAAAATCCGGAACAGCGGGTCATCCATCGTCGCAGTGTAATGTCCTAAGACACTTGCGAAGACTCGCCCGTCACCAACTTCGTGCGTCCAAACCATGGGATGCTCTTGGCCTTCTTCGACCGCCGTGGCGAGCACCGTCACACGGCCTCGGTCGCCAATCAGGGGCCAATAAGTCTCATCCACGAAGGGCGTCGCTTCAAAGTTCATCGTCAGCGGATGCTTATCGTTCGTAATATGCAGTTCAAGCGGCCCATGTCGGTAATTGGAGCGAACCGGCTGGGCGGCGAGTCCCAGTCGCTCAGCGAGCGCCTCCGGATCGTCGTCGGAGATCATCGCCGAGTGCAAGACGACGAGTCCGCCGCCACGTTTCAGAAACGCATCGATTTCCGCGAATCGCTCTTGAGACCAGTTGTGATTCCAGCAGTAACAAATCACGACGTCGGAACGTTGCCAAAGCTCCGGAGTTGGCCAGTCCTCAACTTCACCAACCGAAGTGTCAGCGGCGCGACTGAGCAATGCCTGCCATCGCGATTGCCAGGCGGGATAGTCATGCTCTCCCGGGCCGTGGTCCTGTTTACCGGCGACTAGGGTAATGTTCAGGGGCGCAGACTTCTCGACAATCGGGGTTTCCATTGCCGCGGTAGAGACCCGACGAACTTCTTCGTCCGAACGTACGGGAAACGCGTCGCCAGCCGCGCTGCGCGAAATCGGTTCAGTCAGCAGAAACGCCAATAGGTCGTGCACTTCATGCCCGCTAAGGCCATCCAGCAGGCCGGTCGGCATCGCAGATGTCGTGGCTGGCTTGATACTTTCCACTTGATTGCGGTCGACGATGGTTTCCTTCGCCTGGGCATCCACCACCCGCAGCTTGTCGGCGCCATCCGCCTTCACGATTCCCTGCAGCACACGGCCATCGTGCAAGGCAAGGCTGTAGCTGACAAAGTCCGGGTTGATCGATGCGCTCGGCTCGCGGATATCTCGCAATACGGAGACTTGATCGCGGTGCGCGAGATTGCCCAGGTCCGGCGCGAAGGTCGCGCCCCGCCCCCGAACAGCATGGCAAGTCGAACACTTGCTTCGGGAGCCGTAGAACAGTTGCTGTCCGCTGGCCGGGTCGCCTTCGGTTTTCGCAACACTCACGCTTGCGACGCTCGCTTCTTGTGCCGATGGCGGCGGCGCCCAAGGAACGAATAATTGTTCCAGTCGGAGACTACGTTCCGTTGGATCAAGGGCGGTATGGTAGCTGGCGTGAATCTGAATCGGTTCTTCGCTGGTCATCGCGACAAACTGAAATGATCGACCACCCGAGTCGACGGCGACGGCCGCGATATGCCCGGACTCCATCGCACGTGACGCAGTCGCCATCCCGGCATCGACTTGCAACTCAAAGCGTCGGTCCGCGGTGATGGTCAAGGTCGCCGCCGAGGGTAACTCTACCGTACCTTCGATCGACAATTCGCCCGGTTGGCGCAACTTCGGAAACCACTGCTCGTGCTCCGCAGAGCCGATCGCTAATTCGCGAGCCACGTTCAGGTCAATATGCGGGAGCCAGATTTTGCTCGCGTCTTCCTGGACGGCCGCGCCTCGCCAAGTGGCCTGGACGCCGTGCAGCGAGTATTCCATGTCGATCGGAAGCGTAGGATCGCCTGGAGCCATTGGAATCATCAGCGAGTAGCCAGCCCGCAGGGGGTGGGGATCGGTGGCAATTGACAGCATTCGCCCATCGTCAGACCACCGAGCGCCTGCCGAATGCAACGTGCCGCGGTGCGATTTCCATTGCTCTTCTACGGCGGCATAGGGGGGCTTGAGCGACTCGAATCGATCGCCAGCCCGCACGTTTTCACCGTAACTCAGTTCGACGGCCGCAGACTCCTTGCGCCACGCCTCAGTCACCGGGCGGTCGAACGCCACCCGAACTTCTAACGGGCTCGTAGGCCAGGCAACTACCGGCTGCGGCGCCGTGGCGTCCACGTAACGAATGCGAAATAGCCTCCCTTCACCTTGAGGACCAGTACCCCAATCAGGCGGACCACTGTGGCAGCAGAGATACAAATCGCCGCGCGGCGAAATCGCCGCGTCTGCCAACAACATCGTGGAGGCGGCGATCAGCGAAGGCCGGCCAATGTATCCATGTTCTGTCTTTACCAAACGTACGCGCCAGAGCTTTCCGCGGGAAAAGCCCGTGACCAGGGCGTCTCCCTGCCATGATTTGGGTCCAAACGATGGATGCAGAGAGTTTGCGTCGTTAAACACCAGCCCCGTCGTCGACTGATGTTGGGGACCAAAGCCCACGACGGGGGGTTCGTCTACAACATCAGGAAGATACACGGGGTGCCGGGGCGGAAATCCGTAGTGCCGGCCTGGCTGAATATAGTTCAATTCATCCAACGGATTGCCGCCAG is part of the Planctomycetia bacterium genome and harbors:
- a CDS encoding protein kinase gives rise to the protein MRGSPDPFANDPAMQIRCPHCHHPLEVVEEKLLDELVCPSCGSNITLISKDTAVAHELVSDGNTVRLEPRRLGHFELLEQVGVGGFGAVWKARDTVLDRIVAVKIPRRGQLTSSEAEYFLRDARAAAQLRHANIVSVHEVGRDGDTLFIASRGSNRRPRRPPAGRYELGRTRRPCRSQQRSQQLWDRGRRRPWRRQ
- a CDS encoding ThuA domain-containing protein codes for the protein MYDSMFTRANCVSFHHFLAAVITCSYGVLAPPSSAEEVIRPLVPGFVVEELPIALPNVNNLRFSPNGDLLALGYNGHVYVLRDRDGDGIEEQAIAYWDKDTLSVPVGLAWSKEGLYVSSHGKVSLLIDSDGDLRADVEKVIAQGWPPTDVSSGGVDATAVTLDAEGNLYFGLMCADYSNPYRVQDDVASYDKGSLRGTIVRLAKGQTKLETICTGVRVPYTLAFNRGGDLFLTDQEGATWLPGGNPLDELNYIQPGRHYGFPPRHPVYLPDVVDEPPVVGFGPQHQSTTGLVFNDANSLHPSFGPKSWQGDALVTGFSRGKLWRVRLVKTEHGYIGRPSLIAASTMLLADAAISPRGDLYLCCHSGPPDWGTGPQGEGRLFRIRYVDATAPQPVVAWPTSPLEVRVAFDRPVTEAWRKESAAVELSYGENVRAGDRFESLKPPYAAVEEQWKSHRGTLHSAGARWSDDGRMLSIATDPHPLRAGYSLMIPMAPGDPTLPIDMEYSLHGVQATWRGAAVQEDASKIWLPHIDLNVARELAIGSAEHEQWFPKLRQPGELSIEGTVELPSAATLTITADRRFELQVDAGMATASRAMESGHIAAVAVDSGGRSFQFVAMTSEEPIQIHASYHTALDPTERSLRLEQLFVPWAPPPSAQEASVASVSVAKTEGDPASGQQLFYGSRSKCSTCHAVRGRGATFAPDLGNLAHRDQVSVLRDIREPSASINPDFVSYSLALHDGRVLQGIVKADGADKLRVVDAQAKETIVDRNQVESIKPATTSAMPTGLLDGLSGHEVHDLLAFLLTEPISRSAAGDAFPVRSDEEVRRVSTAAMETPIVEKSAPLNITLVAGKQDHGPGEHDYPAWQSRWQALLSRAADTSVGEVEDWPTPELWQRSDVVICYCWNHNWSQERFAEIDAFLKRGGGLVVLHSAMISDDDPEALAERLGLAAQPVRSNYRHGPLELHITNDKHPLTMNFEATPFVDETYWPLIGDRGRVTVLATAVEEGQEHPMVWTHEVGDGRVFASVLGHYTATMDDPLFRILVLRGIAWAAQQPIARFEDLVRPTSSP